A window of the Gossypium hirsutum isolate 1008001.06 chromosome A05, Gossypium_hirsutum_v2.1, whole genome shotgun sequence genome harbors these coding sequences:
- the LOC121229072 gene encoding uncharacterized protein, with translation MASTATTECTITNDAGQNLVLALSNYETAAETIKNTETATFTLTMPAIYLNGALVYEVGHSLRWIIFWTTDNQVSTKMFKINDPIDWKQVANNLKYGHKSEDRIIYADSEYTAWASIEPNSKGQVLTANIYASSVPK, from the exons ATGGCTTCTACTGCTACCACTGAGTGCACTATTACAAATGATGCTGGCCAGAATCTAGTATTGGCTTTGTCGAACTACGAAACTGCTGCGGAAACGATCAAGAATACAGAAACAGCAACTTTTACGCTGACTATGCCAGCCATCTATCTGAACGGAGCTCTTGTGTATGAAGTCGGTCATAGCCTCAGGTGGATCATTTTTTGGACCACTGATAATCAG GTCTCTACTAAGATGTTCAAAATTAATGACCCCATTGATTGGAAACAAGTTGCAAACAATCTTAAATACGGCCACAAGAGTGAAGATCGGATTATTTATGCCGATTCTGAATACACCGCATGGGCAAGTATTGAACCAAATTCCAAAGGTCAAGTATTAACCGCCAATATCTACGCCAGTTCCGTGCCTAAATAA
- the LOC107889895 gene encoding uncharacterized protein — MQVQPPLLEKETTMLFINTLKAPFITHMIGSTTKSFMDIVMAGEMIENAIRDGKIKEETVKRSVPMRKDGEVNNTSIYNMRAITIGQSKTAAVEQQSSQKKELRTRLNTEKMQFTLIPVTYRDLYQSLYDAHAISPFHLKPLFKKAVERLIVVGVVKFDNTPSTENPLPNHGDQGVNAIGETSERRVKEDVAEVRMPMQVIWPEMMKRGMLTSKNEKGEIRNYGEFHEKEGYETQDCKEFKALVQGFIDNKELLIFEGSSSKKQVCVLEDEQQRTSRPKIIISLQGNNEVRAQVVPKVIIYKPVSFPYKDNKRVPWSYNCHASLPEKEDVASTSKDVQIKSSHRRSGKRYDTVGIKEEPIKIINASVEKEKEAEVPVNEPIKEEEAKEFLKEALMKVLNKTYVTHDISINKLDRLVNNISADNFIYFNDDEILPGGKGLTKALHITTRCKGYTLLSVIVDNGSALNVLPLSILNRLPIDDFHMKTCQNVVRAFDGTERKVMGRIDISLEIGPNIYEVDFLMMDIKPSYNCLLGRQWIHLAGAVPSSLYQKLKLVTDGRLVTINAEEDIIAAVTSKAPYVETNEESIECSFRSLEFVNMTFISEGSELLVPMIARATRMALQMMAGKGTLPGRGLRKYLQRGTQIPKLIEKKGHFGLGFKPNYKQRMKNIEKHQERRMARLDGREVGWELMTFPPISKTFISRGLLVEKSHQINAAHNEGSEQRNLEGIRPYESGSSLNNWTDEVKKQFDAGFLQQVKYSEWVANIVSVPKKNGKELMCVATTENCPWKLSFDGASNAVGNGIGAVLISPDGDYYPFTCKLDFDYTNNIA; from the exons atgcaagttcaaccaccatTGTTGGAGAAGGAAACTACCATGTTGttcatcaacactttgaaggCTCCATTCATTACCCATATGATTGGGAGTACTACTAAAAGCTTTATGGATATAGTTATGGCGGGAGAGATGATCGAGAATGCCATAAGAGATGGCAAAATCAAGGAGGAAACAGTCAAAAGATCGGTCCCAATGAGAAAGGATGGGGAAGTGAATAATACAAGCATATATAACATGAGGGCAATCACAATTGGTCAGTCTAAAACGGCTGCGGTTGAGCAACAAAGTTCTCAAAAGAAAGAGTTAAGAACCAGGTTGAACACTGAAAAGATGCAATTCACACTTATTCCTGTGACATATCGTGACCtctatcaaagcttatacgatgcacatgctaTTTCTCCTTTCCATTTGAAACCATT ATTCAAGAAAGCCGTAGAGAGGCTTATTGTGGTGGGGGTAGTAAAGTTCGACAATACCCCTAGTACTGAAAACCCGCTGCCAAATCATGGTgatcaaggagtgaatgccattggCGAAACCAGTGAAAGAAGAGTGAAGGAAGATGTTGCTGAGGTGAGGATGCCTATGCAGGTGATCTGGCCGGAGATGATGAAGAGAGGTATGTTAACCTCTAAAAACGAGAAAGGAGAAATAAGGAACTATGGTGAGTTCCATGAGAAAGAAGGATATGAAACTCAAGACTGTAAAGAATTCAAGGCCTTGGTGCAAGGCTTTATAGACAATAAAGAACTACTGATTTTTGAAGGTAGCTCTAGTAAAAAACAAGTATGTGTGCTAGAGGATGAACAGCAAAGAACCAGTCGGCCAAAGATTATTATTTCCTTGCAGGGGAATAATGAAGTAAGGGCACAAGTGGTGCCTAAGGTCATAATCTATAAACCTGTGTCAtttccttataaggataacaagagGGTACCATGGAGTTATAACTGCCATGCGTCATTGCCGGAAAAAGAGGATGTAGCCAGTACGTCCAAGGATGTACAAATTAAAAGTTCCCATAGACGGAGTGGGAAGCGGTATGATACAGTGGGCATCAAAGAAGAgcccataaaaataataaatgctaGTGTGGAGAAGGAAAAAGAAGCTGAAGTGCCTGTCAATGAGCCAATAAAGGAGGAGGAGGctaaggaatttctaaa GGAGgcattgatgaaggtgcttaACAAGacatatgtcacccatgacatatccATTAACAAGCTGGACCGGTTGGTGAACAATATTAGCGCGGATAATTTCATctactttaatgatgatgaaatcctACCAGGGGGCAAGGGGTTAActaaggccttgcacatcaccactcgatgcaaagggtacacactcctaAGTGTGATTGTCGATAATGGATCAGCTCTAAATGTTCTACCATTGTCTATATTGAACAGATTACCTATTGATGATTTTCACATGAAAACGTGTCAAAATGTGGTAAGAGCATTTGATGGTACAGAAAGAAAGGTGATGGGAAGGATTGACATCTCCTTGGAAATTGGGCCGAACATATATGAAGTAGACTTCTTgatgatggatatcaagccttcctACAATTGCTTGCTAGGAAGGCAATGGATACACTTAGCGGGAGCAGTGCCCTCGTCATTGTaccaaaaattaaagttagtgaCGGATGGACGATTAGTAACCAtcaatgcagaggaggatattatagcCGCAGTCACTAGTAAGGCCCCTTATGTCGAGACAAACGAAGAATCTATTGAGTGTTCTTTTCGCTCTTTAGAATTCGTAAATATGACTTTCATTTCAGAAGGGAGTGAGCTACTGGTACCAATGATAGCAAGAGCTACGAGGATGGCTCTACAAATGATGGCAGGAAAGGGAACCTTACCAGGAAGAGGTTTAAGAAAGTATCTGCAAAGAGGGACCCAGATCCCAAAGTTGATTGAGAAGAAAGGCCACTTTGGTTTGGGCTTCAAACCAAATTATAAGCAAAGAATGAAAAACATCGAGAAGCACCAAGAAAGGAGAATGGCGCGTTTAGATGGAAGAGAAGTGGGGTGGGAATTGATGACGTTCCCTCCTATATCCAAAACCTTCATATCAAGAGGGTTACTTGTAGAGAAGAGTCATCAGATTAATGCTGCACACAATGAAGGATCGGAGCAAAggaaccttgagggcattcgcccttacgaatcgGGAAGCtctttgaacaattggact GACGAAGTTAAGAAGCAGTTCGATGCGGGTTTCTTACAACAGGTAAagtactcggaatgggtagctaacattgtgtcTGTTCCTAAGAAaaatggaaag GAGTTGATGTGTGTAGCTACCACAGAGAATTGTCCTTGGAAGTTGAGCTTTGATGGGGCATCCAATGCAgtgggaaatggaattggggcagtccttATATCCCCAGATGGCGATTATTATCCATTCACatgcaagttggattttgattatACAAACAATATAGCCtag